The Streptomyces achromogenes genome window below encodes:
- a CDS encoding nuclear transport factor 2 family protein, with translation MATQTAERQKVTAEEHVEILGFYARQCRLMDALKIEEFADTFTEDGVIDHAHRGERLAGREAMVAAMRAALPRYRSVVPRHWFDHYLVEKTADGWRVDYVCLVTRTDAAGKVDFEPTFTVVDELVRTEAGEIRTRERVIDQDRPAS, from the coding sequence GTGGCTACGCAGACCGCTGAGCGGCAGAAGGTGACGGCCGAGGAGCACGTGGAGATCCTCGGGTTCTACGCCCGACAGTGCCGCCTGATGGACGCCCTGAAGATCGAGGAGTTCGCCGACACCTTCACCGAGGACGGCGTCATCGACCACGCGCACCGCGGCGAACGCCTCGCCGGCCGGGAGGCGATGGTCGCGGCGATGCGGGCCGCCCTCCCGCGGTACCGGTCGGTCGTGCCCCGGCACTGGTTCGACCACTACCTCGTGGAGAAGACCGCGGACGGCTGGCGGGTGGACTACGTCTGCCTGGTCACCCGGACCGACGCCGCCGGGAAGGTGGACTTCGAGCCGACCTTCACCGTGGTGGACGAACTGGTGCGCACCGAGGCCGGCGAGATCCGGACCCGGGAGCGCGTCATCGACCAGGACCGTCCGGCCTCCTGA
- a CDS encoding acyltransferase domain-containing protein — MPLTARQPNPPVALVFPGQGAQYPRMAAGLYGHDSTFTYWMDEAFRLLAPDGPRLRREWLAETPSAEYDDVTVAQPLLYAVNHALGRMVLDWGVRPAAIIGHSVGEVAAATLAGILGFEDGIRLMRDRVVHFADTPPGGMLAVAASPDDVADLLGEDVHLAAVNAARQLLLAGEREPLARAARELDERGVVCRPVQARQAFHSPAVDAAVRATLPGFRAVPLRRPAFPFYSAYTPGRLADQQALDPDFWAWQAARTVYFAPALTALLAAHDCLLLEAGPGDGLSRLARRQPRVIARHSFVQALVPGGGRDDREAVDEVRRRLTLVAAGDRHDRLGH, encoded by the coding sequence ATGCCCCTCACAGCGCGACAGCCCAATCCACCGGTCGCCCTCGTGTTCCCCGGCCAGGGTGCGCAGTACCCGCGGATGGCCGCGGGCCTGTACGGGCACGACTCGACGTTCACCTACTGGATGGACGAGGCGTTCCGGCTCCTGGCACCGGACGGCCCGCGGCTGCGCCGCGAATGGCTCGCCGAGACGCCGTCGGCGGAGTACGACGACGTGACGGTCGCCCAGCCGCTGCTCTACGCGGTGAACCACGCCCTCGGGCGGATGGTGCTCGACTGGGGCGTGCGCCCGGCGGCGATCATCGGGCACAGCGTGGGCGAGGTCGCCGCGGCCACCCTGGCCGGGATCCTCGGCTTCGAGGACGGCATACGCCTGATGCGCGACCGGGTCGTGCACTTCGCCGACACCCCGCCCGGCGGCATGCTCGCCGTCGCGGCCTCCCCCGACGACGTCGCCGACCTGCTCGGCGAGGACGTGCACCTGGCCGCCGTGAACGCCGCCCGCCAGCTCCTCCTCGCCGGGGAGCGCGAGCCGCTGGCCCGGGCCGCCCGCGAGCTGGACGAACGGGGAGTCGTCTGCCGTCCGGTGCAGGCCCGACAGGCCTTCCACAGCCCCGCGGTCGACGCCGCCGTCCGCGCGACCCTGCCCGGGTTCCGCGCGGTGCCGCTGCGCCGGCCGGCCTTCCCCTTCTACTCCGCCTACACGCCGGGCCGGCTCGCCGACCAGCAGGCGCTGGACCCCGACTTCTGGGCCTGGCAGGCGGCCCGGACCGTGTACTTCGCACCGGCGCTCACCGCCCTGCTCGCCGCACACGACTGCCTGCTGCTGGAAGCCGGCCCGGGCGACGGCCTCAGCCGGCTGGCCCGCCGCCAGCCCCGGGTGATCGCCCGGCACAGCTTCGTCCAGGCGCTGGTGCCGGGCGGCGGCCGCGACGACCGCGAGGCCGTGGACGAGGTACGGCGCCGGCTCACCCTCGTCGCCGCCGGAGACCGCCATGACCGACTTGGCCACTGA
- a CDS encoding alpha/beta fold hydrolase — MRPHISTRNLARDMDCIRVALGEEKLNFLGYAYGSYVGAVYGTMFPERLDRSVLDSCVHPGWTWREQFVAQARAVRENVDRWAAWTARRDNHFALGTTASLTVAAVEGVAARLEDRLGASVRTSFDGIVGGLATDRSAWERLGLLVGALRDALAEGADERTAALLAEHATGGWGARASEQWKQSVLEAVTLETEWPTDLETYYADMRVCRERYPYGHGVLRAAPWVGAFRTFRSPEPPTVLARDGYPAGLVVQADGDPMDHREGGEALAERLGHHLILVEDSGEHEVYVLSGSNPRLEAYVEGYLVDGVLPPARVGVPGVRQAPPVPEDA; from the coding sequence ATGCGTCCGCACATCAGCACCCGCAACCTCGCCCGCGACATGGACTGCATCCGGGTCGCGCTCGGCGAGGAGAAGCTGAACTTCCTCGGCTACGCGTACGGCAGTTACGTCGGCGCCGTCTACGGGACGATGTTCCCCGAGCGCCTGGACCGCAGTGTGCTCGACTCCTGCGTGCATCCCGGCTGGACCTGGCGGGAGCAGTTCGTGGCCCAGGCGCGGGCGGTCCGCGAGAACGTGGACCGCTGGGCCGCGTGGACCGCGCGGCGCGACAACCACTTCGCCCTCGGGACGACCGCGTCGCTGACCGTGGCCGCCGTCGAGGGCGTCGCCGCGCGGCTGGAGGACCGGCTCGGGGCGTCCGTGCGGACGTCGTTCGACGGCATCGTGGGCGGTCTGGCCACTGACCGTTCGGCGTGGGAGCGGCTGGGACTGTTGGTCGGGGCCCTGCGGGACGCGCTCGCCGAGGGCGCCGACGAGCGGACGGCGGCGCTGCTGGCCGAGCACGCCACGGGCGGCTGGGGGGCGCGGGCCAGCGAGCAGTGGAAGCAGAGCGTCCTCGAGGCGGTGACGCTGGAGACGGAGTGGCCGACCGACCTGGAGACCTACTACGCGGACATGCGCGTCTGCCGGGAGCGCTACCCCTACGGGCACGGTGTGCTGCGGGCGGCCCCCTGGGTCGGCGCGTTCCGCACCTTCCGGTCGCCCGAGCCGCCCACCGTGCTCGCCCGGGACGGCTATCCGGCGGGCCTGGTCGTGCAGGCCGACGGCGATCCGATGGACCACCGCGAGGGCGGCGAGGCCCTCGCGGAACGCCTCGGCCATCACCTGATCCTGGTGGAGGACTCAGGCGAGCACGAGGTCTACGTGCTCAGTGGCAGCAATCCGCGCCTCGAGGCCTATGTGGAGGGGTACCTGGTGGACGGGGTGCTGCCGCCGGCCCGGGTGGGCGTGCCCGGCGTGCGGCAGGCGCCACCGGTTCCCGAGGACGCCTGA
- a CDS encoding aromatase/cyclase yields the protein MTTEVSTESATDGTVDGTAEVTVDGTTEVTHRIEVSAPASAVYRIVAEVGLWPLYFPPTVRAERTGGDETDERIRIWALANGELRTWESRRRLDPAGLRIEFEQIEPREPVAAMGGTWRVTERPDGGCTVELDHFYRAVDGDPVAHERISRAVDTNSRSELEHLRRAAERGDAERELLFDFADTETFTGSIEEAYAFIYEASRWPERLPHVARLELREEETGLQFMEMDTRSPDGSLHTTASGRVCEPLRRITYKQTILPPVLHAHNGEWRFEEGPDGTVKVTSYHQVLLDPAGIDALPDPPKTLADARQAVRHALGSNSRATMAKARAFVQAG from the coding sequence GTGACCACCGAAGTCAGCACCGAATCCGCCACCGACGGCACCGTCGACGGCACCGCCGAGGTCACCGTCGACGGCACCACCGAAGTGACCCACCGCATCGAGGTGTCGGCCCCGGCGAGCGCGGTCTACCGGATCGTCGCCGAAGTCGGCCTGTGGCCGCTGTACTTCCCGCCCACCGTGCGGGCCGAGCGCACCGGCGGCGACGAGACGGACGAACGCATCCGGATCTGGGCCCTCGCCAACGGCGAACTGCGCACCTGGGAGTCGCGCCGGCGGCTGGACCCGGCCGGGCTCCGGATCGAGTTCGAGCAGATCGAGCCCCGCGAACCGGTCGCGGCGATGGGCGGAACCTGGCGCGTCACCGAGCGGCCCGACGGCGGCTGCACGGTGGAGCTCGACCACTTCTACCGGGCCGTCGACGGCGATCCGGTGGCCCACGAGCGGATCAGCCGAGCCGTCGACACCAACAGCCGCTCGGAGTTGGAGCACCTGCGGCGGGCCGCCGAACGCGGGGACGCCGAGCGGGAGCTGCTGTTCGACTTCGCGGACACCGAGACCTTCACCGGCTCGATCGAGGAGGCGTACGCCTTCATCTACGAGGCGTCCCGGTGGCCGGAGCGCCTTCCGCACGTGGCGCGGCTCGAACTCCGCGAGGAGGAGACCGGGCTGCAGTTCATGGAGATGGACACCCGCTCCCCGGACGGCTCGCTGCACACCACGGCGTCCGGCCGGGTCTGCGAGCCGCTGCGGCGGATCACCTACAAGCAGACGATCCTGCCGCCGGTGCTCCACGCCCACAACGGGGAGTGGCGGTTCGAGGAGGGTCCCGACGGCACCGTGAAGGTCACCTCGTACCACCAGGTCCTTCTCGACCCGGCGGGCATCGACGCGCTGCCCGACCCGCCCAAGACGCTGGCGGACGCCCGGCAGGCGGTGCGGCACGCGCTGGGCTCGAACAGCCGCGCCACCATGGCCAAGGCCCGCGCGTTCGTCCAGGCCGGGTGA
- the rfbA gene encoding glucose-1-phosphate thymidylyltransferase RfbA, which produces MKGIVLAGGTGTRLHPITLAVSKQLLPVSDKPMIYYPLSVLMLADIREILVITTPTDMPYFQRLLGDGSRLGISLSYAAQESPGGLAQAFTIGADFIGADPVALVLGDNIFHGSGFRELLRRNARDVDGCVLFGYPVPDPERYGVGVTDAEGRLVSLEEKPAEPKSDRAITGLYFYDNDVVDVAKNLTPSPRGELEITDVNRWYLERGKAKLIELGRGFAWLDTGTAESLLKAGIYVQAMEERMGVRIACLEEVALQMGFIDADTCRRLGEGMKSPYGRYVTEVAAEAAGVGYRRRLVGAPRGA; this is translated from the coding sequence ATGAAGGGGATAGTCCTCGCCGGAGGCACGGGGACCCGGCTGCATCCGATCACACTGGCCGTGTCGAAACAGCTCCTCCCCGTCAGTGACAAGCCGATGATCTACTACCCGCTGTCGGTGCTCATGCTGGCCGACATCCGGGAGATCCTCGTCATCACCACACCCACCGACATGCCGTACTTCCAGCGGCTCCTCGGCGACGGCTCGCGGCTGGGCATCTCGCTCAGCTACGCCGCGCAGGAGAGCCCCGGCGGCCTGGCGCAGGCGTTCACCATCGGGGCCGACTTCATCGGCGCCGACCCGGTGGCCCTGGTGCTGGGCGACAACATCTTCCACGGCTCGGGATTCCGCGAGCTGCTCCGCCGCAACGCCCGTGACGTGGACGGCTGCGTCCTCTTCGGCTATCCGGTGCCGGACCCCGAGCGGTACGGGGTCGGTGTGACGGACGCCGAGGGGCGGCTCGTCTCGCTCGAGGAGAAGCCGGCCGAACCCAAGTCCGACCGGGCGATCACCGGCCTGTACTTCTACGACAACGACGTCGTGGACGTGGCCAAGAACCTCACCCCGTCGCCGCGCGGCGAACTGGAGATCACCGACGTCAACCGGTGGTACCTGGAACGCGGCAAGGCCAAGCTCATCGAACTCGGCCGGGGTTTCGCCTGGCTCGACACGGGCACCGCCGAGTCGCTGCTGAAGGCCGGCATCTACGTGCAGGCCATGGAGGAGCGCATGGGGGTGCGCATCGCCTGCCTGGAGGAGGTCGCCCTGCAGATGGGCTTCATCGACGCCGACACCTGCCGGAGGCTGGGCGAGGGGATGAAGTCGCCGTACGGCAGGTATGTGACGGAGGTCGCGGCCGAGGCCGCCGGTGTGGGGTACCGCCGCCGGCTCGTCGGCGCACCACGAGGGGCCTGA
- a CDS encoding acyl-CoA dehydrogenase family protein, which translates to MTTETTETTTGTATATATTGAGGPAGAADVLKRVREFVRAELLSKGEYFDGLPEQPTAESARLHAAGLANWWIPAAYGGAGASLADSVDIVSELAYGDAGFAFGSFLPVLGTVMLQLHGEEEVARPVLERLVRDGGRLGILGSEEDAGSELNRTATTFRRDGDDLVLDGEKYFSTNSDPADTLLVLARSADDDGDYAVVAVPRATPGVEIVKRWDMLGVRGSGTYRVRLRDCRVPAAGRLRGNGLRLLEIGLNASRILIAATAIGVARRIRDLSMEYAAQKRIKGAPLRENAVFAAKLGQIEMTIDVMRNQCRAAAAEFDRFLAAENPAAALYRVGTLRSALAAKLYCGQAGWEVATTGSEMFGGLGYTHDHPIGKLVRDLRYVSIVEGGDDVMRELLYARYVVPAGKRR; encoded by the coding sequence ATGACGACCGAGACCACCGAGACGACGACGGGCACGGCCACCGCCACCGCCACGACGGGTGCCGGCGGCCCGGCCGGCGCGGCGGACGTGCTGAAACGGGTCCGGGAGTTCGTCCGCGCGGAACTGCTCTCCAAGGGCGAGTACTTCGACGGCCTGCCCGAGCAGCCCACCGCCGAGTCGGCCCGGCTGCACGCCGCCGGGCTGGCCAACTGGTGGATCCCCGCCGCGTACGGCGGCGCCGGTGCGTCCCTCGCCGACAGCGTGGACATCGTCTCCGAACTGGCCTACGGCGACGCCGGCTTCGCTTTCGGCTCCTTCCTGCCGGTGCTCGGCACGGTGATGCTCCAGCTGCACGGCGAGGAGGAGGTGGCCCGTCCCGTCCTGGAGCGTCTCGTCCGGGACGGCGGGCGGCTGGGCATCCTCGGCAGCGAGGAGGACGCGGGCAGCGAACTCAACCGCACCGCCACCACCTTCCGGCGCGACGGCGACGACCTCGTCCTCGACGGGGAGAAGTACTTCTCCACCAACTCCGACCCGGCCGACACCCTGCTCGTGCTCGCCCGGTCCGCCGACGACGACGGCGACTACGCCGTCGTCGCGGTGCCCCGCGCCACGCCCGGGGTGGAGATCGTCAAGCGCTGGGACATGCTCGGCGTCCGCGGCTCGGGCACCTACCGGGTCCGGCTGCGCGACTGCCGGGTGCCCGCGGCGGGCCGACTGCGCGGCAACGGGCTGCGCCTGCTGGAGATCGGGCTCAACGCCAGCCGCATCCTCATCGCCGCCACCGCGATCGGCGTCGCCCGCAGGATCCGGGACCTGTCCATGGAGTACGCGGCGCAGAAGCGGATCAAGGGCGCTCCGCTGCGCGAGAACGCCGTGTTCGCCGCCAAGCTCGGCCAGATCGAGATGACGATCGACGTGATGCGCAACCAGTGCCGGGCGGCGGCGGCCGAGTTCGACCGTTTCCTGGCGGCGGAGAACCCGGCCGCGGCCCTGTACCGGGTGGGCACCCTGCGCTCGGCGCTGGCCGCCAAGCTGTACTGCGGCCAGGCCGGCTGGGAGGTGGCGACGACCGGCTCGGAGATGTTCGGCGGGCTCGGCTACACCCACGACCATCCGATCGGGAAGCTGGTGCGCGACCTGCGCTACGTCTCCATCGTGGAGGGCGGCGACGACGTGATGCGTGAGCTGCTCTACGCCCGGTACGTCGTCCCGGCGGGCAAGCGCCGCTGA
- a CDS encoding NAD(P)H-binding protein produces the protein MILVTGATGNVGRRALETLLAQGREVRAASRAPERATWPAGVSTVALDLADPASLATALEGVEAVFLFAAPGCGPAFVAAAEAAGVRRVVLLSSGSVDDESEEQDGPIAAYHAEIERALRGSTLEWTFLRPDVFAANTLMWAGQTKGGDVVRGAYAEATAAPIHEADIAAVAVAALTEDGHAGEIHRLTGPQSLTHADQAVIIGEVLGRPVTYQELPAETVREAMSAHVPGPVLDDILKVWADSVGRPALVTADVEKITGRAPRSYRDWVSEHAAAF, from the coding sequence ATGATCCTCGTCACCGGAGCCACCGGGAACGTCGGCCGTCGCGCACTGGAGACGCTGCTCGCACAGGGCCGCGAGGTGCGGGCCGCGTCGCGCGCCCCGGAGCGGGCGACCTGGCCCGCCGGGGTGTCGACCGTCGCGCTCGACCTGGCCGACCCGGCGTCGCTCGCCACCGCCCTGGAGGGGGTCGAGGCGGTGTTCCTGTTCGCCGCCCCCGGCTGCGGACCGGCCTTCGTCGCCGCCGCCGAGGCCGCCGGCGTGCGCCGGGTGGTGCTGCTGTCCTCCGGCTCGGTGGACGACGAGTCCGAGGAGCAGGACGGCCCGATCGCCGCCTACCACGCGGAGATCGAGCGGGCGCTGCGCGGCTCCACCCTGGAATGGACGTTCCTGCGGCCCGACGTGTTCGCCGCCAACACGCTGATGTGGGCCGGGCAGACCAAGGGCGGCGACGTGGTCCGCGGCGCCTACGCCGAGGCCACCGCCGCGCCGATCCACGAGGCCGACATCGCCGCCGTGGCCGTGGCCGCGCTCACCGAGGACGGTCATGCCGGGGAGATCCACCGGCTGACCGGTCCGCAGTCGCTGACCCACGCCGACCAGGCCGTGATCATCGGCGAGGTGCTCGGCCGCCCCGTCACCTACCAGGAACTGCCCGCCGAGACCGTCCGCGAGGCGATGAGCGCGCACGTCCCCGGGCCGGTCCTCGACGACATCCTCAAGGTGTGGGCCGACTCGGTGGGCCGGCCCGCCCTGGTCACGGCCGACGTCGAGAAGATCACCGGCCGGGCCCCCCGCAGCTACCGCGACTGGGTGTCCGAGCACGCCGCCGCGTTCTGA
- a CDS encoding 2Fe-2S iron-sulfur cluster-binding protein — protein MARITYRSPDGTPTTLDVPEGNSVMRGAVVGGVEGIVGECGGGAMCATCHVYVDQGSPITLPAVSDIEDELLYTTACPRRENSRLSCQLPVTDAIDGLVVDVPERQV, from the coding sequence ATGGCCAGGATCACCTACCGGAGTCCGGACGGAACCCCGACGACCCTCGACGTCCCCGAGGGGAACTCCGTGATGCGGGGGGCGGTCGTGGGCGGCGTCGAGGGCATCGTCGGCGAGTGCGGCGGCGGCGCCATGTGCGCGACCTGCCACGTCTACGTCGACCAGGGCAGCCCGATCACGCTGCCGGCCGTGTCCGACATCGAGGACGAACTGCTGTACACGACGGCCTGCCCGCGCCGGGAGAACAGCCGGCTCAGCTGCCAGCTGCCGGTCACCGACGCGATCGACGGTCTGGTGGTGGACGTCCCGGAGCGGCAGGTGTGA
- a CDS encoding ketoacyl-ACP synthase III family protein has protein sequence MGLHLPPAMPAEEAVRQGLTDEWTVRRTRMRSVCVGTEAGPQMAVRAAREALRHADAGPQDIDLVLHASSYFQGYDLWAPASYVQREAVGNTCLSLAVEQLSNGGMAAFELAVAYLRADSRRHSALVTTGDRFCLPGIDRWTTDPGTVLGDGGTAIVLSTEDGFALLRSLVTVSDPTLEKMGRGDDPFAATPLETRTPVSVEEPRARLVKEMGMSELIDRLHTGQRAAFEQALREADVKQEELDWTVLPHLGRAKMDFQFFSALDLDPERTTWPWGSGVGHLGAGDMFAGLAHLTRTGALRPGQTGALVSAGGGFAWTVAVLEILSAA, from the coding sequence GTGGGACTTCATCTGCCGCCGGCCATGCCGGCCGAGGAGGCGGTCCGGCAGGGGCTGACCGACGAATGGACCGTGCGGCGCACGCGGATGCGGTCGGTGTGCGTCGGCACGGAGGCCGGGCCGCAGATGGCGGTCCGGGCCGCGCGGGAGGCGCTGCGCCACGCGGACGCGGGGCCCCAGGACATCGACCTGGTCCTGCACGCCAGCAGCTACTTCCAGGGCTACGACCTGTGGGCGCCCGCCTCGTACGTGCAGCGCGAGGCCGTCGGCAACACGTGCCTGTCGCTGGCAGTCGAGCAGCTGTCCAACGGCGGGATGGCCGCCTTCGAGCTGGCGGTGGCCTATCTGCGCGCGGACTCCCGCCGGCACAGCGCCCTCGTGACCACCGGCGACCGGTTCTGCCTGCCGGGGATCGACCGCTGGACCACCGACCCGGGGACCGTGCTCGGGGACGGCGGCACCGCGATCGTGCTGTCCACCGAGGACGGGTTCGCGCTGCTGCGCAGTCTGGTGACGGTGTCCGACCCGACCCTGGAGAAGATGGGGCGGGGCGACGATCCCTTCGCCGCGACGCCGCTGGAGACCCGGACCCCGGTCAGCGTGGAGGAGCCCCGCGCCCGCCTGGTGAAGGAGATGGGCATGTCGGAGCTGATCGACCGGCTGCACACCGGCCAGCGGGCGGCCTTCGAACAGGCCCTGCGGGAGGCGGACGTCAAGCAGGAGGAACTCGACTGGACGGTGCTGCCGCACCTCGGCCGCGCCAAGATGGACTTCCAGTTCTTCTCGGCGCTGGACCTCGACCCGGAGCGGACCACCTGGCCCTGGGGTTCGGGGGTCGGCCACCTCGGCGCGGGCGACATGTTCGCCGGTCTCGCCCACCTCACCCGGACCGGCGCCCTGCGTCCGGGCCAGACGGGCGCCCTGGTCAGCGCGGGCGGCGGCTTCGCGTGGACGGTGGCCGTCCTGGAGATCCTGTCCGCGGCCTGA
- a CDS encoding beta-ketoacyl synthase N-terminal-like domain-containing protein: MTELTDTTGAPGEPVAVVGMACRFPGADDLQGFWRLLRRGGDAIGPGTGLREGRRPGGYLRDVELFDAELFGISPHEAALMDPQQRLLLELCWHALEDARIPPTAGGATGVFVGSCSDDYALMSRMSAVVDAYSMTGTARTFLANRLSYFFQFTGPSAVVDTGQSSSLAALDQALGSLRRGECATAVVAGVQLNLTPTGDRLIEELGAMSPTGRCHTFDRGADGIVRGEGAGVLVLKPLEAALAAGDRVYCTVLAAAVNNDGGGASLTTPTQAAQQSVLAEAYRRAGVDPAEVAYVELHGTGTKAGDPVEARALGGVLGRGRPAERPLLVGSVKTNIGHLEGAAGIAGLIKTAASLFHRELPPTLNHRRPNPDIDLDGLRLRVATRRRAWQPDEGPLVCGVSSFGLGGTNAHAVLGEAPRGRDAVPVPGPGEPGAAAGEPVPVLLSGHTDAALRAQAARLADRLEGRDDVDLRDLGLASATTRAALPVRAVVVASGRTQLVARLRELADGAHENGTDGNGGSEAGGTVLTGRPGAEPQDRTAPGDGPGTAATAAAAAFVLGKPVDWLAVYGPRARPADLPLYAFQRRPYWLDTTASTGGPAAEDAAPQWSGDPLDLVLDLTVEILGRAPGADLDLDATFTDLGLDSRMAVALRTSVARATGRVLPTTLLFDHPTPAALIEALRSDDTKGHEFR, encoded by the coding sequence ATGACTGAGCTGACCGACACGACCGGTGCGCCCGGGGAACCCGTGGCCGTGGTGGGCATGGCCTGCCGCTTCCCCGGCGCCGACGACCTCCAGGGCTTCTGGCGGCTGCTCCGCCGGGGCGGCGACGCCATCGGCCCGGGCACGGGGCTGCGCGAGGGCCGCCGCCCCGGCGGATACCTGCGCGACGTCGAACTCTTCGACGCGGAGCTGTTCGGGATCTCCCCGCACGAGGCCGCCCTGATGGACCCGCAGCAGCGCCTGCTGCTCGAACTGTGCTGGCACGCCCTGGAGGACGCCCGCATCCCACCCACGGCGGGCGGGGCGACCGGCGTCTTCGTCGGGTCCTGCTCGGACGACTACGCGCTGATGAGCCGGATGTCCGCGGTGGTGGACGCCTACTCCATGACCGGCACGGCCCGGACCTTCCTCGCCAACCGGCTGTCCTACTTCTTCCAGTTCACCGGCCCCAGCGCGGTCGTCGACACCGGCCAGTCCTCCTCGCTGGCCGCCCTCGACCAGGCGCTCGGCAGTCTGCGGCGCGGAGAGTGCGCGACCGCGGTGGTCGCGGGCGTCCAGCTCAACCTCACCCCGACCGGCGACCGGCTCATCGAGGAGCTCGGGGCGATGTCGCCGACCGGCCGCTGCCACACCTTCGACCGCGGCGCCGACGGGATCGTGCGGGGCGAGGGCGCCGGCGTGCTGGTGCTCAAGCCCCTCGAGGCGGCCCTCGCCGCCGGGGACCGGGTGTACTGCACGGTGCTGGCCGCGGCCGTCAACAACGACGGCGGCGGCGCGAGCCTGACGACACCCACCCAGGCCGCCCAGCAGAGCGTGCTGGCGGAGGCCTACCGCCGGGCGGGCGTCGACCCGGCCGAGGTCGCGTACGTGGAGCTGCACGGCACCGGCACCAAGGCCGGCGACCCGGTGGAGGCCCGGGCCCTCGGCGGCGTCCTCGGCCGGGGCCGCCCCGCGGAGCGGCCGCTGCTGGTCGGCTCGGTGAAGACCAACATCGGGCATCTGGAGGGCGCGGCCGGCATCGCCGGGCTGATCAAAACCGCGGCGAGCCTCTTCCACCGCGAGCTCCCGCCGACCCTCAACCACCGGCGGCCCAACCCCGACATCGACCTCGACGGGCTGCGGCTGCGCGTCGCCACCCGGCGGCGGGCCTGGCAGCCCGACGAGGGGCCGCTGGTCTGCGGCGTCTCGTCGTTCGGCCTCGGCGGCACCAACGCGCACGCCGTGCTCGGCGAGGCGCCCCGGGGCCGGGACGCCGTACCCGTGCCGGGGCCCGGTGAGCCCGGGGCGGCGGCCGGCGAGCCGGTGCCCGTGCTGCTCTCCGGGCACACCGACGCGGCGCTGCGGGCCCAGGCGGCCCGGCTGGCCGACCGGCTGGAGGGCCGCGACGACGTGGACCTGCGCGACCTCGGCCTCGCTTCGGCGACGACCCGCGCGGCGCTGCCCGTACGCGCCGTCGTCGTCGCCTCCGGCCGCACACAACTGGTCGCCCGGCTCCGGGAGTTGGCCGACGGGGCCCACGAGAACGGGACCGACGGGAACGGCGGCTCCGAGGCCGGAGGCACCGTTCTCACGGGCCGGCCGGGCGCGGAGCCGCAGGACCGGACGGCCCCCGGGGACGGTCCCGGCACGGCCGCCACGGCGGCGGCCGCCGCGTTCGTGCTGGGCAAGCCGGTCGACTGGCTGGCGGTCTACGGCCCGCGGGCCCGCCCGGCGGACCTGCCGCTCTACGCCTTCCAACGGCGCCCCTACTGGCTGGACACGACGGCGTCCACGGGCGGCCCCGCCGCCGAGGACGCCGCGCCGCAGTGGTCCGGCGACCCGCTGGACCTGGTCCTCGACCTCACCGTGGAGATCCTCGGCCGCGCGCCGGGCGCGGACCTCGACCTGGACGCCACCTTCACCGACCTCGGTCTGGACTCCCGCATGGCCGTCGCACTGCGCACCTCCGTCGCCAGGGCCACCGGCCGCGTCCTGCCGACGACCCTGCTGTTCGACCACCCCACTCCGGCGGCGCTCATCGAGGCGCTCCGGTCGGACGACACGAAAGGTCACGAGTTTCGATGA